The Crassaminicella indica genomic interval TGTAATCCTTCAAAATAGAATGCAAGAAATCGCAATCGGAAGAAATTTAGCAAAAAAAATAGCTGTTAAATCTATCGCTTAATTGCCCTGAGGAGGTTTTTCAATGAGTTATCACAATCCAATAGAAAATATGTCCATACCAAAAGATACAAAAAAAATCGTATTAGCTGGTAATCCTAATGTTGGAAAATCTGTTTTCTTTAATGCATTAACTGGTATGTATGTTGATGTTTCAAACTTTCCCGGCACAACCGTTGATATAAGCATGGGAAAATATAAAGATGCAGTTGTCATGGATACTCCAGGGGTATATGGCGTATCCTCTTTTAATGATGAAGAAAGAGTTGCAAGAGATGTTATTTTATTTGCAGATGTCATATTAAACGTTGTAGATGCAGTTCATCTAGAAAGAGACTTGTTTTTAACGCAACAAATTATAGATATGGGAATTCCAATGGTAATCGCTTTAAATATGATGGATGAAGTAAAAAGAAATGGTCTTAAAATCGATATAAAAAAGCTTTCTGAAGAATTAGGTGTTGAAGTTATTCCTACAACAGCAGTAAAAAAAGAAGGAATCGAAGAGATAAAAGCTGCTTTGAATAGAGCAAAGCCTGGAAATCATATTCCTAAAGTAAAAGACTTAATGGATAAAGTAATTGATTATGTGGACGTACAAGCAGAAGCACTTCTTGTTGTAGAAGAAGATGAAAATGTATTAAAAAGACATGATCTTGAAAATAATTATGGAGAAAGAGAATATATTTATAAACTGAGAAGAGATCGTGTAGACAAAATAGTAGAAGCTGTCATATCTGAAACAAACAAAGGAGCTTCTTTTAAAACAAAGCTTGGAAGATGGATGTTAAGTCCTATAACAGGTATACCTATATTGTTCTTAGCACTTTTTATCACTTATAAATTAATTGGGGTATTTGTTGCACAAACAGTAGTAGGAATCACAGAAGAAGTGATTATGGGTAAGTATTATTATAATTTTATTATGGATATCATGACAAGCTTTGTAAGCGAATCTAGTTTTATAGGAAAACTCCTTATCGGAGAGTTTGGAATCCTTACAATGGCTCCTATTTATTTATTTGGTCTATTACTTCCTTTAGTAGCAGGGTTTTATTTTATCCTTTCCATAATGGAGGATTCTGGATATCTCCCTAGAATTGCTGCTTTGGTAGATAGACTCCTTACATTCTTCGGTCTTAACGGAAGAGCTATTATTCCAATTATTCTTGGATTTGGCTGTGTAACAATGGCAACGATTACAACCCGCCTATTAGGTTCAAGGAGAGAGCGTTTTATTGCAACCATGCTTTTAGGATTGGCTATTCCATGTTCTGCACAGCTTGGTGTTATTGCAGGCCTCATCGCTCCTCTTGGTGCAAAAATGTTTTTACTATATGCTAGCACTATTTTTATCGTATTTGTTCTAACTGGAACAATTTTAAACAAGATTATGCCTGGTGAATCTACGGATCTATTAATAGATCTTCCCCCTATTCGGGTACCTATTTTAAAAAATGTAATTAAAAAGACATATTTAAAATCAAAAATGTTTATATTAGAAGCTGGTCCATTGTTTGTTTTAGGTGCTGTGATTATTACCGTCATGGAGCATACTGGTGTATTAAACTTAATTTCAGATGCTTTAGCACCTATCACAGTTGGTTTCTTAAAGCTTCCTAAAGAAACTGCTCAAACCTTTATTATGGGAATTATCAGACGTGATTTTGGTGCAGCAGGTCTTAGTACCTTAGTTCAGCAAGGTCTTTTAAATCCATTACAAGTAGTTATATCATTAGTTGCTATTACTTTATTTGTACCTTGTATTGCAGCTATCATGGTTATCTTTAAAGAAAGAAGCTGGCAGGAATCTGCTCTTATATGGATAGGTAGCTTTATCATTTCCTTCCTAACAGCAGGATTCCTTGCACAAATCGTATTATAAAAATTATCAAAATGGCTATCTCAAAATAATGAGATAGCCATTTTATTCTATAATCGCTTTTTTATATTCCAATACACGACCCAAAGCAGTATAAAAATTCCTGTATTGAATAATATAAAACGCCTATAAGAAAAACCTCTTTTTTGTATGATTTCAGCAGGAAGCTCTATATTGGCTTTTTCTGACAGCTGAACTGATGCATCAGATATAAAATAAATAGTATCTGCTCTTTCTCCTAATCCATCAGCGTAAACAGTTAAATTTAAAATCATCCAAATACTCAATAATATACATAAATTTCTCATAAATGCTCCTCTTTTCTTTATAGGAAAAGAGCCCTTTCATTGAGCTCTTAACCTTCTAATTGTGCTGCAAAACACCAATTATTATTTTCTTTTACAAATTTTAGCTTATATGCATAAGTTATATTCTCATAGTTTTCTGTAACATCTACATAAGCAATTTCTTCACCATCATATGTAATATTAGAATATGTCAATTCTTTTAATTGTCCCTGTCCATTATCTACAATAATATTTTTTAACCTATATAAGCAAAATTCTTCTGGTATATTTCTTTTATATATTTCGCTTGACATAGTATAAATAATTCTTGATGCTTCCCTTCGTTCAAGATTTCCTTGAGAGGTTCTCAACACGATTTCCTTCCATAAATCTAAAACATGATTGAGGTCATTAAGATTTGCTATCTCTATAGGTGGTAATTCCTCTACTTCTTCTAATGCTTCTTCCGTATCCTCATCAGTTTCTTGCTGGGAATATGCTGCATAGCTCTGGACCTGTGCTCTATCACACAAAGAATCTCCCACAAATATACCCAATAATCCCCCTAACATAGTAAAAGTGAAAAAGATCAAAACACCTACTGCTACATTTTTACTATCCACAATCTCACCTCTTGTATCTTTTCTTGCATTCCTATGTACATAGTCTATCATAATACGTCATTTTTTTCATTATATTATCGTAAAAATATAGCAGCTTTAACATACATAATTTAAGCTATATGATTTGACTTAAGATATTTTTATACATATATTATCAATCAATCTTGTATTTCCAAATTTTACAGCAAGTGCAATCAATACCTCTCCATTTAGAATTTTTATATCTTCTAGGTTTTCAGCATCTACAACCTCTACATAGTCAATATTGGCTAAAGGCTCTGTTTTAATATTATTAACAATAAATTCCTTTATTTTTAAAGCATCTCTCTCTCCATTTTCAATCATATCCTTTGCTTTAAATAAAGACTTAGATAAAATTAAAGCTGACCTTCTTTCTTCTTGACTCAAATATGTATTTCTTGAACTTAATGCCAATCCATCTTCTTCTCGTACTATAGGACAAGGAATAATTTCTATATCCATATTTAAGTCTCTTACCATTTGCTTGATAACAACTACTTGCTGTGCATCCTTTTGTCCAAAATAAGCTCGATGAGGTGCTACTATATTAAATAATTTACAAACTACTGTGGTAACCCCTTTAAAATGTCCCGGTCTTGATACACCGCATAATTTATCAGTTATTTTATAAGTCTCTACATACGTATTATAACCTTTTGGATACATCTCAGCTACAGAAGGATGAAATAGTATATCCGCTCCAGCACTTTGAGAAAGCTTACTATCTCTTTCTAATTCACGAGGATAGCTTTCATAATCTTCACCTTCACCAAATTGAGTTGGATTAACAAATACACTCACTACTACAAAATCATTTTCCTCTTTTGCTTTTCGAATCAATGATAAATGCCCTTCATGAAGATATCCCATTGTAGGAACTAATCCAATTTTTTTCCCTTCTCTTTTTTCTTTTTTAATTATCTCTCTTATTTCTTTCACAGTTTCAACAACAAACATCTTTTCTCCTCCTAATTCCTAAAGGCTTAAAACAGCTCTGTTAACACTTTAGAATAATCCTATTATTTTACCATCTTCTAAAATATCCATATTATTAGCAGCAGGTATCTTTGGTAAGCCCGGCATAGTCATAATATCTCCTGTTAATGCTAATAAAAATCCTGCACCTGATGATATTCTAACATTTTTTACAGTAATTTTAAATCCTGTTGGTTTTCCAAGTAGTTTTGGGTCATCTGATAGAGAATACTGTGTTTTTGCTATGCACACAGGCATTTTATCTAAGCCTAGCTTTTCATACTTTTCAATTTCCTTCTCTGCTTTAGAAGTAAAATCAACTCCATCTGCACCATATATTTCTTTTGCAATGATTTCGATCTTTTCTTTAATAGGAAGACTTACATCATAAAGAGGTTTAAATTTTGCCTTTTTTGATTCACATAAAGCTACAACCTTCTTAGCAAGCTCTATACCACCATCTCCTCCTTTTGCCCAAACATCCGATAAGACGACTTCTACTCCTAACTCTGCACATTTTTCTTCAATAAGATTCATTTCTCTTTCTGTATCTGTAGGGAATTTATTAATAGCAACCACTACAGGAACACCAAATTTTCTTACATTTTCAATTTGCTTTTCTAAATTTCCAAACCCTTTTTCTAATGCTTTTAAATTTTCATGATTTAGCTCACTCTTAGGAACACCACCATGATTTTTAAGAGCTCTAGCTGTTGCAACTATTACAGTAGCATCAGGACTTAGTCCTGCAAATCTACATTTAATATTAAAGAATTTTTCCGCTCCTAAATCTGCACCAAATCCAGCCTCTGTTACAACATAATCCGAAAGCTTAAGACCAATCTTTGTAGCCATAACACTATTGCATCCATGTGCAATATTTGCAAATGGTCCTCCATGAATAATGCTAGGTGTATTTTCTAAGGTTTGTACTAGATTTGGCTTAATTGCATCCTTTAATAATAATGTTAAAGCCCCTGTTGCATTTAAATCATCTGCTGTTACAGGCTCGTTGTCATATGTATATCCTACAATCATTCTAGCTAATCTTTTCTTCAAATCATCTAGATCATTAGCTAAACAAAGTATTGCCATAATCTCTGAAGCTACAGAAATATCAAATCCATCTTCTCTTGGAACGCCATTTGTTCTTCCACCAAGACCCACTACAATATTTCTTAATGCTCTATCATTCATATCTAAGCATCTTTTCCATGTAATTCTTCTAGGATCAATATTTAATGAATTCCCTTGCTGTAGATGATTATCTAAAAGAGCTGCAAGTAAATTGTTTGCTGTTGTAATAGCATGAATATCTCCTGTAAAATGAAGATTAATATCATCCATAGGTACTACCTGTGCATATCCACCACCTGCAGCTCCTCCTTTCACCCCAAAAGAAGGACCTAATGATGGTTCTCTAAGTGCTGTAATAGTTTTTTTACCAAGCTTATTTAGTGCCATGCTAAGTCCTATATTCGTTGTTGTTTTTCCTTCCCCTGCTGCTGTTGGATTTATAGCTGTAACCAATACAAGCTTTCCATCTGGCTTATCTTTTAATCTTTCATATACATCTAAAGAAATTTTCGCTTTATATTTACCATATAATTCTAAATCATCTCCTGTAAGACCTAGTTGCTTTCCTATCTCTAATATAGGAAGCATTTTTGCTTCTTGAGCTATTTGTATATCCGTTTTCATAAAAACACCTCCATAAAATGTGCATTTTTATCAAATTGTACCATATAATTCGTAACTTCACAATTATTATTTGAAGCAAAATATTGAATGTTCGCATTTTTAATTATATAGGGATCCAACTTCAAAATGAAATATAAAGAACAGTTCATTCCAGATAACTTTTGAAAAAGCTTACTTAAATGCAAAGAAAAGAGCAGCATCATGCTGCTCTTTTCTTATAATGAGTTGTGGGTGGGAATAAGGTGTATTTAA includes:
- the panC gene encoding pantoate--beta-alanine ligase, which gives rise to MFVVETVKEIREIIKKEKREGKKIGLVPTMGYLHEGHLSLIRKAKEENDFVVVSVFVNPTQFGEGEDYESYPRELERDSKLSQSAGADILFHPSVAEMYPKGYNTYVETYKITDKLCGVSRPGHFKGVTTVVCKLFNIVAPHRAYFGQKDAQQVVVIKQMVRDLNMDIEIIPCPIVREEDGLALSSRNTYLSQEERRSALILSKSLFKAKDMIENGERDALKIKEFIVNNIKTEPLANIDYVEVVDAENLEDIKILNGEVLIALAVKFGNTRLIDNICIKIS
- the feoB gene encoding ferrous iron transport protein B; the protein is MSYHNPIENMSIPKDTKKIVLAGNPNVGKSVFFNALTGMYVDVSNFPGTTVDISMGKYKDAVVMDTPGVYGVSSFNDEERVARDVILFADVILNVVDAVHLERDLFLTQQIIDMGIPMVIALNMMDEVKRNGLKIDIKKLSEELGVEVIPTTAVKKEGIEEIKAALNRAKPGNHIPKVKDLMDKVIDYVDVQAEALLVVEEDENVLKRHDLENNYGEREYIYKLRRDRVDKIVEAVISETNKGASFKTKLGRWMLSPITGIPILFLALFITYKLIGVFVAQTVVGITEEVIMGKYYYNFIMDIMTSFVSESSFIGKLLIGEFGILTMAPIYLFGLLLPLVAGFYFILSIMEDSGYLPRIAALVDRLLTFFGLNGRAIIPIILGFGCVTMATITTRLLGSRRERFIATMLLGLAIPCSAQLGVIAGLIAPLGAKMFLLYASTIFIVFVLTGTILNKIMPGESTDLLIDLPPIRVPILKNVIKKTYLKSKMFILEAGPLFVLGAVIITVMEHTGVLNLISDALAPITVGFLKLPKETAQTFIMGIIRRDFGAAGLSTLVQQGLLNPLQVVISLVAITLFVPCIAAIMVIFKERSWQESALIWIGSFIISFLTAGFLAQIVL
- a CDS encoding formate--tetrahydrofolate ligase, with the protein product MKTDIQIAQEAKMLPILEIGKQLGLTGDDLELYGKYKAKISLDVYERLKDKPDGKLVLVTAINPTAAGEGKTTTNIGLSMALNKLGKKTITALREPSLGPSFGVKGGAAGGGYAQVVPMDDINLHFTGDIHAITTANNLLAALLDNHLQQGNSLNIDPRRITWKRCLDMNDRALRNIVVGLGGRTNGVPREDGFDISVASEIMAILCLANDLDDLKKRLARMIVGYTYDNEPVTADDLNATGALTLLLKDAIKPNLVQTLENTPSIIHGGPFANIAHGCNSVMATKIGLKLSDYVVTEAGFGADLGAEKFFNIKCRFAGLSPDATVIVATARALKNHGGVPKSELNHENLKALEKGFGNLEKQIENVRKFGVPVVVAINKFPTDTEREMNLIEEKCAELGVEVVLSDVWAKGGDGGIELAKKVVALCESKKAKFKPLYDVSLPIKEKIEIIAKEIYGADGVDFTSKAEKEIEKYEKLGLDKMPVCIAKTQYSLSDDPKLLGKPTGFKITVKNVRISSGAGFLLALTGDIMTMPGLPKIPAANNMDILEDGKIIGLF